A DNA window from Legionella sp. MW5194 contains the following coding sequences:
- the aroC gene encoding chorismate synthase, giving the protein MSGNTFGHLFRVTTFGESHGKALGCIVDGCPPGLALSEEVIQPFLDKRKPGQSKYTTQRREADSVEILSGVFEGVTTGTPIALLIRNQDQRSSDYEEIKHVFRPGHADYTYHHKYGHRDYRGGGRSSARETAARVAAGAIARLYLKQETGIEIVGYLQQMGELILDFVDENEIDRNAFFCPNTHQIDALANTIDQLRREGDSIGARVNVMARNMPAGLGDPVFDKLDATLAAAMMSINAVKGVEIGSGFAVVTQKGSEHRDEMDKTGFLSNHAGGILGGISTGQNLEVSLALKPTSSIIKPGKTLNIAGEEVTVVTKGRHDPCVGIRAVPIAEAMMALVIMDHYLRHKAQNR; this is encoded by the coding sequence ATGAGCGGAAATACCTTTGGCCATTTGTTTCGAGTGACGACGTTTGGCGAAAGTCATGGCAAGGCATTAGGCTGTATTGTCGATGGCTGTCCCCCAGGTCTTGCCTTAAGTGAAGAGGTCATACAGCCTTTTCTGGATAAACGAAAACCCGGCCAATCCAAGTACACCACGCAACGCCGTGAGGCCGATAGCGTGGAGATTTTGTCCGGTGTTTTTGAAGGAGTGACCACCGGCACACCCATTGCCTTGCTGATTCGCAATCAGGATCAGCGCAGCAGTGACTATGAAGAAATAAAGCATGTCTTTCGCCCAGGCCATGCCGATTACACGTACCATCACAAGTACGGCCATCGTGATTACCGCGGCGGCGGGCGCTCTTCTGCGCGTGAAACCGCGGCGCGGGTGGCGGCTGGCGCCATTGCCCGTTTGTATTTGAAGCAGGAGACGGGGATTGAAATCGTTGGTTACCTGCAGCAAATGGGAGAGTTGATCCTCGATTTTGTTGACGAAAACGAAATCGATCGCAATGCTTTTTTTTGCCCTAACACGCATCAGATTGACGCGCTGGCCAATACCATTGATCAATTACGCCGGGAAGGGGATTCCATTGGGGCCCGCGTGAATGTCATGGCTCGAAACATGCCGGCGGGTCTGGGGGATCCGGTTTTTGATAAACTCGATGCGACGCTCGCTGCTGCCATGATGTCGATTAATGCCGTAAAAGGGGTTGAAATTGGTTCGGGATTTGCCGTGGTCACCCAAAAGGGGAGTGAGCATCGCGATGAAATGGATAAAACCGGTTTTTTGAGCAACCATGCCGGCGGCATTTTAGGTGGTATCTCCACCGGACAAAACCTGGAAGTCAGCTTGGCTCTCAAACCGACTTCCAGCATTATTAAACCCGGTAAAACACTGAACATTGCAGGGGAGGAAGTCACAGTTGTGACCAAAGGCCGCCATGATCCCTGTGTGGGGATTCGCGCCGTTCCTATTGCGGAGGCGATGATGGCTTTAGTGATCATGGATCACTATTTGCGTCATAAAGCACAGAATCGCTGA